A single genomic interval of Syntrophaceae bacterium harbors:
- a CDS encoding acetate--CoA ligase family protein, with the protein MHKFMDPASVALIGTPRRTGAGAFNNAEMMLRYGFKGRIYPVNPAGGEILGMKVYPAVADIPETVDLAVISVGRDRVPAAFEDCVRAGIRRVLIISQGFADSDERGRLLQEAIARRARETGVRVLGPNTLGVVNNYRHFNTAFVEIPFPERFLPVSLIAQTGFIQVASRNLAWRDIGKAIDVGNSCDIDIVEALDYLADDPDTQVIVIHMEGLKRGRAFLESADRAGRKKPVIALKTGRSTAGARAALSHSGSLVGEDQVYDAAFRRAGVLRVRSSAEMRDAIHALAVLGDMQGPRVGVVTVTGAGGIMAADACEEQGLTLGEIPAGLRDQLLQGLPDWIHVSNPIDIWPIGMLGNRYETAWRLSLTECLRSPGIDGVLAVFFVTGSALHGDLNLEQAFEEARKASGNRKPLAAWPYMESEYAVERFERIPGVACFDSIEQAVQGLAWCRRFHQAKNRPSPSPRSFAVDEAKAAELAAKGKKEGVLLGQDALEILGCYGIPAVRGAEAKSLAALLAAARGLNPPFVLKLAGRAFLHKSEWGGIVTGIKTLGALKAARKRIAGNVRAKDPALPIESFQLQEQAAGTEILLGLKRDPVFGHVLACGQGGIYTEVFRDVSRELVPVDGPAARAMLESLKIWPLLKGVRGEQGADVEALVETIERLSYFAAQNPGVAELDINPLIAGENGCLAVDARILWE; encoded by the coding sequence ATGCACAAATTCATGGACCCCGCATCCGTTGCACTGATCGGAACCCCCCGCAGGACAGGGGCCGGAGCCTTCAACAACGCCGAGATGATGCTCCGCTACGGCTTCAAGGGCCGCATCTATCCGGTAAACCCGGCAGGCGGCGAGATCCTCGGCATGAAGGTCTATCCCGCCGTCGCCGATATCCCTGAGACAGTCGATCTGGCCGTTATCTCCGTGGGGCGCGACCGTGTCCCGGCGGCCTTCGAGGACTGCGTCCGCGCCGGCATCCGTCGCGTGCTCATCATCAGCCAGGGATTCGCCGACTCGGATGAGCGAGGACGCCTGCTCCAGGAAGCGATCGCGCGCCGCGCGCGCGAGACCGGCGTCAGGGTCTTGGGCCCCAACACGCTGGGGGTCGTCAACAACTACAGGCATTTCAACACGGCCTTCGTCGAGATCCCCTTCCCCGAAAGATTCCTCCCCGTCTCCCTCATCGCCCAGACCGGATTCATTCAGGTGGCCTCGAGAAACCTCGCGTGGCGCGACATCGGGAAGGCCATCGACGTGGGGAATTCCTGCGATATCGACATCGTGGAGGCCCTCGACTATCTTGCCGACGATCCGGACACGCAGGTCATCGTCATCCACATGGAGGGCCTGAAGCGCGGCCGCGCCTTCCTCGAATCGGCGGACCGGGCCGGCCGCAAGAAGCCCGTCATTGCGCTCAAAACGGGGCGCAGCACGGCGGGGGCGCGCGCGGCCCTGTCCCACTCGGGGTCGCTCGTGGGCGAAGACCAGGTCTACGACGCGGCCTTCCGGCGGGCGGGAGTGCTCCGAGTCCGCAGCAGCGCGGAAATGCGCGACGCCATACACGCTCTTGCCGTACTCGGAGACATGCAGGGCCCGCGGGTGGGGGTCGTCACCGTGACCGGTGCGGGGGGCATCATGGCCGCCGACGCCTGCGAAGAACAGGGGCTCACCCTCGGGGAGATTCCCGCAGGGCTCCGGGACCAGCTGCTCCAGGGCCTACCCGATTGGATCCACGTCTCCAACCCCATCGACATCTGGCCCATCGGGATGCTCGGCAACCGGTACGAGACGGCGTGGCGCCTCTCGCTGACGGAATGTCTCCGCTCGCCCGGCATTGACGGCGTGCTGGCCGTCTTCTTCGTGACGGGATCCGCGCTTCACGGAGATCTGAACCTCGAGCAGGCCTTCGAGGAGGCCAGGAAGGCATCGGGGAATCGAAAGCCCCTTGCCGCGTGGCCCTACATGGAAAGCGAGTATGCCGTCGAGCGCTTCGAGCGGATTCCGGGGGTGGCCTGCTTCGACTCGATCGAGCAGGCCGTGCAGGGACTCGCCTGGTGCCGTCGGTTCCACCAGGCGAAGAACCGCCCCAGCCCCTCCCCCCGCTCCTTCGCCGTCGACGAGGCGAAGGCGGCGGAACTGGCCGCAAAGGGGAAAAAGGAAGGCGTGCTCCTCGGGCAGGACGCCCTGGAGATTCTCGGCTGCTACGGCATCCCCGCCGTGCGCGGTGCCGAGGCCAAGAGCCTGGCCGCGCTGCTCGCTGCTGCGAGGGGCCTGAATCCGCCCTTCGTCCTGAAGCTCGCGGGACGGGCCTTCCTGCACAAGAGCGAATGGGGCGGGATCGTGACGGGGATCAAAACCCTCGGCGCGCTGAAGGCAGCCCGCAAGCGGATCGCGGGGAACGTGCGCGCAAAGGACCCGGCCCTGCCGATCGAATCTTTTCAGCTCCAGGAACAGGCCGCCGGCACGGAGATCCTCCTGGGACTCAAGCGCGACCCGGTCTTCGGCCACGTGCTGGCCTGCGGCCAGGGCGGCATCTACACCGAGGTCTTCCGCGACGTGAGCCGCGAACTCGTCCCGGTCGACGGGCCCGCGGCGCGGGCGATGCTCGAATCGCTGAAGATCTGGCCCCTGCTCAAAGGCGTGCGGGGCGAGCAGGGTGCGGACGTGGAGGCCCTCGTCGAGACGATCGAGAGGCTCTCGTATTTCGCTGCGCAAAACCCCGGGGTGGCCGAGCTCGACATCAACCCCCTGATAGCCGGAGAGAACGGCTGCCTCGCCGTCGATGCGCGAATTCTCTGGGAATAG
- a CDS encoding diguanylate cyclase yields the protein MSDKHWQFYTAATSVLAILVSVYCLSEDITGIFVHLYYIPILIASYQYRERGLLLSLFLVMVYLLLVFFHFPGDARVLIESLIRGFALMAVAAIIAVLSSRIRTHVDALQREIEGHKRTEEALKQSESRYMELSITDDLTGLYNQRHFYSLLQAEIERTERYGRPLSLLLLDIDDFKHFNDTYGHMEGDRVLERIGATIQRCIRRTDWAFRYGGEEFTVFMPETEGQQAEVVAERIRAEFAAERFRPVPGREEAKTVSIGVAEYRPGEGMKDFINRADRLMYEAKRRGKNQVCSSIGPPASR from the coding sequence TTGAGCGACAAGCACTGGCAGTTCTACACGGCCGCCACGTCGGTGCTCGCCATCCTCGTCTCCGTGTATTGCCTCTCGGAGGACATCACGGGCATCTTCGTCCATCTCTACTACATCCCCATTCTCATCGCATCCTACCAGTACCGGGAACGGGGACTGCTGCTGTCGCTGTTCCTCGTGATGGTCTACCTGCTTCTCGTGTTCTTCCATTTCCCCGGCGACGCGCGGGTCCTGATCGAGAGCCTGATCCGGGGCTTCGCGCTGATGGCCGTCGCCGCGATCATCGCGGTGCTCTCGAGCCGCATCCGGACCCACGTCGACGCCTTGCAGCGGGAGATCGAAGGGCACAAGAGAACCGAGGAGGCGCTCAAGCAGAGCGAGTCGCGCTACATGGAGCTGAGCATCACCGACGACCTCACGGGCCTCTACAACCAGCGGCACTTCTACAGCCTCCTGCAGGCCGAGATCGAGCGGACCGAGCGCTACGGCCGGCCCCTGTCGCTGCTGCTCCTCGACATCGACGATTTCAAGCACTTCAACGACACCTACGGCCACATGGAGGGCGACCGCGTCCTCGAGCGCATCGGGGCGACCATCCAGCGATGCATCCGGCGCACGGACTGGGCCTTCCGGTACGGCGGCGAGGAGTTCACCGTCTTCATGCCGGAAACCGAGGGGCAGCAGGCGGAGGTCGTGGCGGAGAGAATCCGGGCGGAATTCGCAGCCGAGCGCTTCCGTCCCGTGCCCGGCCGCGAGGAGGCCAAGACGGTGAGCATCGGGGTCGCCGAATACCGGCCCGGAGAGGGCATGAAGGACTTCATCAACCGGGCCGACCGCCTCATGTACGAGGCCAAGAGAAGGGGCAAAAACCAGGTCTGCTCCTCGATCGGGCCCCCGGCATCACGATGA
- a CDS encoding DUF4126 domain-containing protein, whose amino-acid sequence MKRSLLAFALCAALLVHAAGLASCSRTADPPPGAPPSGTGPAVQNGAAKQPVPQLKLYLLSAVSALSPGIALLKVAYDFKDDRTLNGGNNWLGTYLWVFWIIAFIGFTLDKIPGVAHIHHFFEYGVIWFLAFIASTFLNADFATLYGILTGSAAQALRQGLRGSVDAGSGGATTPLLSTIEDIVTYIAVSWLL is encoded by the coding sequence GTGAAAAGATCTCTTCTTGCCTTCGCGCTCTGCGCGGCCCTCCTGGTGCACGCTGCCGGCCTCGCATCTTGCTCGCGGACAGCGGACCCGCCGCCGGGCGCTCCCCCTTCAGGAACGGGGCCCGCCGTCCAGAACGGCGCGGCGAAGCAGCCGGTCCCGCAGCTCAAGCTCTACCTGCTGAGCGCCGTGTCCGCCCTTTCCCCCGGCATCGCCCTGCTGAAGGTCGCCTACGACTTCAAGGACGACAGGACCCTCAACGGCGGCAACAACTGGCTGGGCACCTATCTCTGGGTCTTCTGGATCATCGCCTTCATCGGCTTCACGCTGGACAAGATCCCCGGGGTCGCGCACATCCACCACTTCTTCGAGTACGGCGTCATCTGGTTTCTCGCCTTCATCGCGTCCACGTTCCTGAACGCCGATTTCGCGACGCTCTACGGGATCCTCACCGGTTCCGCCGCCCAGGCCCTGCGGCAGGGCCTTCGCGGGAGCGTCGACGCGGGCAGCGGCGGTGCGACCACCCCGCTGCTGAGCACGATCGAGGACATCGTGACCTACATCGCGGTCAGCTGGCTGCTGTGA
- a CDS encoding DUF488 domain-containing protein, with protein sequence MKAKIAIKRVYDAPAASDGRRILVDRLWPRGLTKDKAKIDHWAKDVSPSNELRKWYGHDPAKWDEFTKRYFAELDGNASAVEALIGAMGKGPVTFVYGSTERVVNNAEALRLYLQKKA encoded by the coding sequence ATGAAAGCCAAGATCGCAATCAAGCGCGTCTACGACGCGCCGGCTGCATCCGACGGCAGGCGGATCCTCGTCGATCGGCTCTGGCCCAGGGGCCTCACGAAGGACAAGGCGAAAATCGACCACTGGGCGAAGGACGTCTCACCCTCCAACGAACTGCGGAAATGGTACGGCCACGACCCCGCGAAGTGGGACGAGTTCACGAAGCGATACTTCGCCGAGCTGGACGGCAACGCGTCGGCCGTCGAGGCGCTGATCGGGGCCATGGGGAAAGGCCCCGTGACTTTCGTGTACGGCTCCACGGAACGGGTCGTCAACAACGCCGAAGCCCTCAGACTGTACCTGCAGAAAAAGGCGTAA
- a CDS encoding phosphoenolpyruvate carboxylase, whose translation MRIPRVMSTQHPDNVLLPFFAKTPDMSGDDEVQEAYYCFSHLGCDEQMWDCEGKEVDDFVVRKLLTDYGHYFRNTVLGRDQFLTLRIPNPDVEREEAKVLIEALESIPRQFDAARAFYGEDVAPIFEVILPMTSSAASLNRIYHYYRDFVIGKQKRPFFPGDITIAEWIGAFKPERINVIPLFEDLEHMIGADGIVREYLKGKDLRHLRVFLARSDPAMNYGMVSAVLCNKIALNRLRALSDETGVEIHPILGAGSPPFRGHLTPDNVDGVLAEYAGVRTFTVQSAFKYDHPAPAVMGAVQRLREAPVSRPPAVDEGRCLEIIDRLSREYRRRIESLAPLINRVAALVPRRRTRKLHVGLFGYARQTGKTKLPRAIGFCAACYSLGLPPEIIGLSALGSDDAAFLKSVYVNFDRDIKAAMRYFNRRVLGLLPEDAGTGLIPDWVDEGPADPEHEAVTSMAIEALKDDAPERLRWLILEAAHVRRFLG comes from the coding sequence ATGCGGATACCGAGGGTGATGTCCACCCAGCATCCCGACAATGTCCTGCTGCCGTTCTTCGCGAAGACGCCGGACATGTCGGGTGACGACGAGGTGCAGGAGGCGTACTACTGCTTCTCCCATCTCGGCTGCGACGAGCAGATGTGGGACTGCGAAGGCAAGGAGGTGGACGACTTCGTCGTCCGGAAACTCCTGACCGACTACGGTCATTACTTCCGGAACACCGTCCTGGGGCGTGACCAGTTCCTGACTCTCCGCATCCCCAACCCGGACGTCGAGCGCGAGGAGGCCAAGGTGCTGATCGAGGCCCTGGAGAGCATCCCGCGGCAGTTCGACGCGGCGCGCGCCTTCTACGGGGAGGACGTCGCCCCGATCTTCGAGGTCATCCTGCCCATGACCTCCTCCGCCGCCAGCCTGAACCGGATCTATCACTACTACAGGGATTTCGTGATCGGGAAACAGAAGCGCCCCTTTTTCCCCGGCGACATCACCATCGCCGAATGGATCGGCGCCTTCAAGCCGGAGCGGATCAACGTGATCCCCCTGTTCGAGGACCTCGAGCACATGATCGGGGCCGACGGCATCGTCCGGGAATACCTGAAGGGCAAGGACCTCCGGCATCTGCGGGTGTTTCTCGCCCGGTCCGACCCGGCGATGAACTACGGCATGGTCAGCGCGGTGCTCTGCAACAAGATCGCCCTGAACCGGCTCCGGGCGCTCTCGGACGAGACCGGCGTCGAGATTCACCCGATTCTCGGCGCGGGCTCTCCGCCCTTCAGGGGCCACCTGACGCCCGACAACGTGGACGGCGTTCTGGCCGAATACGCCGGTGTCCGGACGTTCACCGTCCAGTCCGCCTTCAAGTACGATCACCCGGCCCCGGCCGTGATGGGCGCCGTGCAGAGGCTCCGCGAGGCCCCCGTGAGCCGGCCGCCCGCCGTCGACGAGGGCCGGTGCCTGGAGATCATCGACCGGCTGTCCCGGGAATACCGCCGCCGGATCGAATCGCTGGCCCCGCTCATCAACCGGGTGGCGGCTCTCGTCCCCCGGCGCAGGACGCGCAAGCTCCACGTGGGCCTCTTCGGCTACGCGAGGCAGACGGGAAAGACGAAGCTCCCGAGGGCCATCGGGTTCTGCGCGGCCTGCTACTCCCTCGGCCTGCCCCCGGAGATCATCGGGCTGAGTGCCCTGGGCAGCGACGACGCCGCCTTCCTGAAAAGCGTCTACGTGAACTTCGACCGCGACATCAAAGCGGCCATGCGGTATTTCAACCGGCGGGTTCTCGGTCTTCTGCCCGAAGACGCGGGGACCGGGCTGATCCCTGACTGGGTCGATGAGGGCCCGGCGGACCCCGAGCACGAGGCCGTCACCTCCATGGCCATCGAGGCGCTGAAGGACGACGCCCCGGAGAGATTGCGGTGGCTGATCCTGGAGGCGGCCCACGTGAGGCGTTTCCTGGGGTGA
- a CDS encoding methyltransferase domain-containing protein, giving the protein MGYDTPEAVLKLARQFMESRILLTAAELNLFTPLAGRSSTAEQLSRELRCDPRALGILLDALAAMGLLEKQDGAYRTPRPAAPYLAAAGPRSVIPMILHAANLWESWSRLTSIVRGTDPSGTPASKARDADELSAFIGAMHVVGMPLAETIVAAVQPGTARNLLDVGGASGTYTIAFLRAAPDMRATLFDRPAVIPMARERLAETGLLNRVRLAAGDFCEDELPGGHDLAFLSAIIHQNSPAENVELLRKVFRSLVPGGRIVIRDHVMDPDRTRPRDGAIFAVNMLVNTEGGSTYTFEEIRQWLEAAGFAHVRLLRAGERMDALVDAFKP; this is encoded by the coding sequence ATGGGCTACGACACCCCTGAAGCCGTCCTGAAGCTGGCGCGGCAGTTCATGGAGAGCCGGATCCTGCTGACCGCCGCGGAGCTGAACCTCTTCACCCCGCTGGCCGGGAGGTCCTCAACGGCCGAGCAGCTTTCCAGGGAGCTCCGCTGCGACCCCCGCGCGCTGGGGATCCTGCTCGATGCCTTGGCAGCCATGGGCCTGCTCGAGAAGCAGGACGGCGCCTACCGCACGCCGCGCCCGGCCGCCCCGTATCTCGCCGCTGCGGGCCCCCGGTCCGTGATCCCCATGATCCTCCACGCGGCCAATCTCTGGGAGAGCTGGTCCCGGCTCACGTCCATCGTCAGGGGGACGGATCCGTCGGGAACCCCTGCGTCCAAGGCGAGGGATGCCGACGAGCTTTCCGCGTTCATCGGCGCCATGCACGTCGTGGGCATGCCCCTGGCGGAAACGATCGTGGCGGCGGTCCAGCCGGGCACGGCGAGGAACCTGCTCGACGTGGGCGGAGCCTCGGGGACGTACACCATCGCTTTTCTCCGTGCGGCCCCGGACATGAGGGCCACGCTCTTCGACAGGCCCGCGGTCATCCCCATGGCCCGCGAGCGCCTGGCCGAAACGGGGCTGCTCAACCGCGTCCGCCTCGCGGCGGGGGATTTCTGCGAGGACGAGCTGCCCGGCGGGCACGACCTTGCCTTCCTGTCGGCCATCATCCACCAGAACAGCCCCGCAGAGAACGTGGAGCTTCTCCGCAAGGTGTTCCGTTCCCTCGTCCCCGGGGGCCGGATCGTCATCCGCGATCACGTCATGGACCCGGACCGCACGCGGCCCCGCGACGGGGCGATCTTCGCCGTCAACATGCTCGTGAACACCGAGGGCGGCTCGACGTACACCTTCGAGGAAATCCGGCAATGGCTCGAGGCGGCGGGTTTCGCGCATGTCCGTCTCCTCAGGGCCGGGGAACGCATGGATGCGCTGGTCGACGCCTTCAAGCCCTGA
- a CDS encoding ArsR family transcriptional regulator, with protein sequence MPAVRITPQEAYEKVKAGQALLVCGYEEEEKFKANRLEMALSFAEFQKMLPTLPKDREIVFYCA encoded by the coding sequence ATGCCCGCCGTCCGCATCACGCCCCAGGAGGCTTACGAGAAGGTGAAGGCAGGCCAGGCCCTGCTCGTCTGCGGCTACGAGGAGGAAGAGAAGTTCAAGGCCAACCGCCTCGAGATGGCCCTTTCCTTTGCCGAGTTCCAGAAGATGCTCCCCACGCTTCCCAAGGACAGGGAGATCGTCTTCTACTGCGCCTGA
- a CDS encoding ribonucleoside triphosphate reductase, which produces MFTQIRKRDGRVVKFDSEKITNAIAKAGAATGEYDTGTARRLTIKVLALAEQLLGDRIPSVEEIQDIVEEILLQSPYRKTAKAYIIYRDQHARLREVVNKMEVDLVDQYLQKNDWKINENSNMDYSLQGLNNYISSEVSKVYWLNEIYTPEIKKAHTDGDFHIHDLSLLSVYCVGWDLYDLLIEGFRGVTGKVESRPAKHLRSALGQVVNFFYTLQGEAAGAQAFSNFDTLLAPFIRYDRLTYQEVKQALQEFIFNINVPTRVGFQTPFTNVTLDVNVPRHYADRNVIIGGVPRKETYGEFQEELNLFNKAFLEVMAEGDAKGRVFTFPIPTYSITRDFDWDNPLMNGLWEMTAKYGVPYFSNFVNSDMNPEDARSMCCRLRIDNRELVKRGGGLFGSNPLTGSIGVVTLNMPRLGYLSKSEEEFLERLERLMYHAKESLEIKRKVLETFTDRNLYPYTKHYLRGIRERLGSYWKNHFSTIGLVGMNEACLNLMGRTIAEREGMDFAKRVLDFMNAKLLEYQAETGNNFNLEATPAEGTSFSLARIDKAKYPDIISANENGGPPFYTNSTQLPVNYTDDIFEALDLQDEIQVKYTGGTVFHTFIGERLAEPEAAKVLVRKICETYHMPYFTLTPTFSVCPDHGYIRGEVSTCPDCNTPTEIYSRVVGYLRPVRQWNKGKQAEFGMRQTYRVNGTASKEKQDREPRVYLVENAGQAGALR; this is translated from the coding sequence ATGTTCACGCAAATTCGGAAGCGGGACGGACGTGTTGTCAAGTTCGATTCGGAGAAGATCACCAACGCCATCGCCAAGGCCGGGGCCGCCACCGGGGAGTACGACACGGGGACGGCGCGTCGCCTGACCATCAAGGTGCTCGCCCTGGCCGAGCAGCTCCTCGGAGACCGCATTCCCAGCGTCGAGGAGATCCAGGACATCGTCGAGGAGATCCTGCTCCAGTCTCCGTACCGCAAGACCGCCAAGGCCTACATCATCTACCGTGACCAGCACGCGCGGCTGCGTGAGGTGGTCAACAAGATGGAAGTGGACCTGGTGGACCAGTATCTCCAGAAGAACGACTGGAAGATCAACGAAAATTCCAACATGGACTACTCCCTCCAGGGGCTCAACAACTACATCTCCTCGGAGGTGAGCAAGGTCTACTGGCTCAACGAGATCTATACCCCCGAGATCAAGAAGGCACACACCGACGGGGACTTCCACATCCACGACCTGAGCCTCCTTTCGGTCTACTGCGTCGGGTGGGACCTTTACGATCTCCTCATCGAGGGCTTCCGCGGCGTGACGGGCAAGGTGGAGAGCCGCCCGGCCAAGCACCTGCGCAGCGCCCTGGGCCAGGTGGTGAACTTCTTCTACACCCTGCAGGGCGAGGCGGCAGGCGCGCAGGCCTTCTCGAACTTCGACACCCTGCTGGCGCCCTTCATCCGCTACGACAGGCTCACCTACCAGGAAGTGAAGCAGGCCCTGCAGGAGTTCATCTTCAACATCAACGTCCCCACGCGGGTGGGCTTCCAGACGCCCTTCACCAACGTGACCCTCGACGTCAACGTGCCGAGGCACTACGCCGACCGCAACGTCATTATCGGCGGCGTGCCGAGGAAGGAGACCTACGGCGAGTTCCAGGAAGAGCTGAACCTTTTCAACAAGGCGTTCTTAGAGGTGATGGCGGAGGGGGATGCGAAGGGCAGGGTCTTCACATTCCCCATCCCCACCTACAGCATCACCCGCGACTTCGACTGGGACAACCCCCTGATGAACGGGCTCTGGGAGATGACAGCCAAGTACGGCGTGCCCTACTTCTCCAACTTCGTCAACTCCGACATGAACCCCGAGGACGCCCGCAGCATGTGCTGCCGGCTCCGCATCGACAACCGCGAGCTCGTCAAGCGCGGCGGCGGCCTCTTCGGCTCCAACCCCCTGACGGGCTCCATCGGTGTGGTGACGCTCAACATGCCCCGGCTGGGCTACCTCTCGAAGTCCGAGGAGGAGTTTCTCGAGCGGCTCGAGCGGCTCATGTACCACGCCAAGGAGAGCCTCGAGATCAAGCGCAAGGTCCTGGAGACCTTCACGGACCGCAACCTCTACCCCTACACGAAGCACTACCTCAGGGGCATCCGCGAGCGCCTGGGCAGCTACTGGAAGAACCACTTCTCCACGATCGGCCTCGTGGGCATGAACGAGGCGTGCCTGAACCTCATGGGCCGCACGATCGCCGAGCGCGAGGGCATGGACTTCGCCAAGCGCGTGCTGGACTTCATGAACGCCAAGCTCCTCGAGTACCAGGCCGAGACGGGCAACAACTTCAACCTGGAGGCCACGCCGGCCGAGGGGACCTCCTTCAGCCTCGCGCGGATCGACAAGGCGAAGTACCCCGACATCATCTCGGCCAACGAGAACGGGGGGCCCCCCTTCTACACCAACTCGACGCAGCTGCCGGTGAACTACACCGACGACATCTTCGAGGCCCTCGACCTGCAGGACGAGATCCAGGTCAAGTACACGGGAGGCACCGTGTTCCACACCTTCATCGGCGAGCGCCTCGCCGAGCCCGAGGCGGCCAAGGTCCTCGTGCGCAAGATCTGCGAGACCTACCACATGCCCTACTTCACGCTGACGCCCACCTTCAGCGTCTGCCCGGACCACGGCTATATCCGGGGCGAGGTCTCGACCTGCCCCGACTGCAACACGCCGACGGAGATTTACTCGCGCGTCGTGGGCTACCTGCGGCCCGTCAGGCAGTGGAACAAGGGCAAGCAGGCCGAGTTCGGAATGCGGCAGACCTACCGCGTCAACGGCACGGCGTCGAAGGAGAAGCAGGACAGGGAACCGCGGGTTTACCTCGTGGAGAACGCCGGGCAGGCGGGGGCCCTGCGCTGA
- a CDS encoding ubiquinone/menaquinone biosynthesis methyltransferase, with protein sequence MDKRPGVIRPLFNRMAATYDRGNRALSLLIDQVWRRRTVSALGIRGGQFVLDLATGTADMALEAARRADCRVAGIDLSEEMLRIAREKNRRAPFPDRCSFLQGDGTQAPFRDGSFHHAMISFGIRNVQDMDRLLRETLRVLKPGGRFAILEFSLPETPVIRQCYLFYFKRVLPLIGAAVAGKREPYFYLRDSVLDFEPPRALEERILKNGFRLAVSKPFTFGICHLYVAEKP encoded by the coding sequence ATGGACAAGCGACCGGGCGTCATCCGCCCCCTGTTCAACCGGATGGCGGCGACCTACGACCGGGGCAACCGTGCGCTGTCGCTCCTGATCGACCAGGTCTGGCGGCGCCGGACCGTGAGCGCCCTGGGCATCCGCGGGGGCCAGTTCGTGCTCGACCTCGCCACCGGCACGGCCGACATGGCCCTCGAGGCGGCCCGCCGGGCCGACTGCCGCGTCGCGGGCATCGACCTCTCCGAGGAGATGCTCCGCATCGCGCGGGAGAAGAACCGCAGGGCCCCCTTCCCGGACCGCTGCTCCTTCCTGCAGGGCGACGGCACGCAGGCGCCTTTCCGTGACGGGAGCTTTCACCATGCCATGATCAGCTTCGGCATCCGCAACGTCCAGGACATGGACCGACTCCTCCGGGAGACGCTCCGGGTCCTGAAACCCGGGGGCCGCTTCGCCATCCTGGAGTTCTCCCTGCCCGAGACCCCCGTGATCCGCCAGTGCTACCTCTTCTACTTCAAGAGGGTGCTCCCGCTCATCGGTGCCGCCGTCGCCGGAAAGAGGGAGCCCTACTTCTACCTGCGGGACTCCGTTCTCGACTTCGAGCCCCCGAGGGCCCTCGAGGAGCGGATTCTGAAAAACGGGTTCCGCCTGGCCGTCTCGAAGCCCTTCACCTTCGGCATCTGCCACCTCTACGTGGCGGAGAAACCATGA